The following coding sequences are from one Desulfosporosinus orientis DSM 765 window:
- the coaD gene encoding pantetheine-phosphate adenylyltransferase, giving the protein MRIAIYPGTFDPVTKGHLDILSRAKELFDGLIIAVAADSKKSPLFTLGERMELLLEATKDMPNVSVRVFEGLTVEFARQCGAKAIIRGLRALSDFEYEFQLALMNKKIAPDIETIFLMTQSEYSFISSSAIKWAASLHAGVLDFVPQHVEKALNMKFASLRSDSNEKD; this is encoded by the coding sequence GTGCGTATTGCAATATACCCCGGAACATTCGACCCGGTAACCAAAGGACATCTGGATATTCTATCCCGGGCCAAAGAGTTATTTGATGGTTTGATTATTGCTGTTGCGGCGGATAGCAAAAAGAGTCCCTTGTTTACTCTGGGAGAACGAATGGAGTTGCTCTTAGAAGCGACTAAAGACATGCCGAATGTCAGTGTCCGTGTTTTTGAAGGCTTAACCGTAGAATTTGCTCGGCAATGCGGGGCTAAAGCAATCATACGAGGACTCCGTGCCTTATCCGATTTTGAATATGAGTTCCAACTTGCCCTAATGAACAAAAAGATTGCTCCGGATATAGAAACGATTTTTCTTATGACCCAAAGTGAATACTCCTTTATCAGCTCAAGTGCGATTAAATGGGCAGCAAGTTTACATGCCGGAGTTTTGGATTTTGTGCCCCAGCATGTAGAAAAAGCCCTTAACATGAAGTTCGCCAGTCTTCGTTCTGACTCTAATGAAAAGGATTAA